One genomic region from Candidatus Nomurabacteria bacterium encodes:
- a CDS encoding DUF4065 domain-containing protein: MDFSKTIITLRNKAGLSQQDVADKLQMARATYANLELGKRQPDLSQINAIAEFYQISPPDLITGKVPVEQAVEPVSFSRPSLEPRETIQVVDHNKLREVLSYVLEKVGAKPNVGETVLYKLLYFIDFDYYEKYGKSITGLTYIHNHYGPSPVAEFKSVVEGMKNKGELEVVETNFFKNKQKKYLPTKPVLFDGLSARELRHIDETLARLSDKTAKELTELSHYDTPWVVAGQGKPLDYRYVFYRTKLTAVTEPEDEL, encoded by the coding sequence ACAAATGGCACGGGCAACCTATGCCAACTTAGAGTTAGGCAAGAGACAACCGGATCTGAGTCAGATTAATGCCATCGCTGAGTTTTATCAGATTTCTCCACCTGATTTAATTACAGGCAAAGTGCCGGTAGAACAAGCTGTTGAACCAGTTAGTTTCAGCAGGCCCAGTTTAGAGCCTAGAGAAACAATACAGGTTGTTGACCATAACAAACTGCGTGAGGTGCTCTCTTATGTTCTTGAAAAAGTCGGTGCTAAACCAAATGTAGGTGAAACTGTTCTATACAAATTGCTATACTTCATAGATTTTGATTACTACGAAAAATACGGTAAGTCCATAACCGGTTTAACTTACATCCACAATCATTACGGCCCATCACCTGTGGCAGAATTCAAGAGTGTTGTTGAGGGCATGAAGAACAAAGGCGAGCTTGAGGTTGTTGAAACCAATTTCTTTAAGAATAAGCAGAAGAAATACTTGCCAACAAAGCCAGTACTGTTTGATGGCCTGTCTGCGCGCGAGCTCAGACACATAGATGAAACACTTGCCCGCTTGAGCGATAAGACGGCCAAGGAGCTAACAGAGTTATCGCACTATGATACGCCATGGGTGGTGGCGGGTCAGGGCAAACCGCTCGATTACCGGTATGTGTTTTACCGTACCAAACTAACTGCTGTCACCGAGCCAGAAGATGAACTTTAA
- a CDS encoding ABC transporter permease, translated as MKQLLSKKNRALVAELVRTDFKLRYQGSVLGYAWSLLRPLLMFVILYIVFVKFLKIGDEIPHYPVYLLLGIVVWNFFTEMTQLSLTSIVGRGDLIRKIKIPRWIVVISSSLSAVINLSLTMMVITIFMVVNKVDVSREILLVPLILLQVYIFSLGMSFFLSAAFVKYRDISYIWEVLLQIGFYATPILYPISMIHNELALKVLFMNPMAQTIQGIRYAMVTQETITIWKVFDGGWYSLIPIILTGVIFVFGVWYFRKESKYFAENI; from the coding sequence ATGAAACAATTACTTTCCAAGAAGAACAGGGCGTTAGTAGCAGAACTTGTCAGAACTGATTTTAAGCTACGTTATCAAGGGTCAGTGCTGGGCTATGCTTGGTCACTCCTCAGGCCACTACTGATGTTCGTAATTCTTTATATAGTCTTTGTTAAGTTTCTAAAAATTGGCGATGAAATTCCACACTATCCTGTCTATTTGTTGCTTGGTATAGTGGTTTGGAACTTTTTTACAGAAATGACCCAACTTAGTTTGACTTCTATAGTAGGACGAGGTGATTTAATCCGGAAGATAAAAATACCACGATGGATTGTAGTGATATCCAGTAGCTTGTCCGCTGTCATAAACCTATCATTAACAATGATGGTGATCACTATATTTATGGTGGTAAATAAAGTTGATGTTAGTAGAGAAATATTATTAGTTCCACTGATTCTACTACAAGTTTATATATTTTCGTTAGGGATGTCATTCTTCTTGTCTGCAGCATTCGTCAAATACCGAGACATTAGTTATATATGGGAAGTCCTTTTGCAAATAGGTTTTTATGCTACACCAATTCTATATCCTATTTCAATGATACATAACGAACTTGCCTTAAAGGTATTATTTATGAACCCTATGGCGCAAACTATTCAAGGTATACGATATGCCATGGTTACTCAAGAGACTATTACTATTTGGAAAGTTTTTGATGGCGGATGGTACTCATTAATACCAATAATACTAACAGGTGTTATATTTGTTTTTGGCGTTTGGTACTTTAGAAAAGAATCTAAGTATTTTGCGGAGAATATATAA